The DNA sequence GTCACAGTTCTTTGCTGACGAGCAAACCCAGCTTCCTCCCGATATCCTTCAGTTAATTGAAGCCGCTAAACAATTAACGCCCTTGGAGAGGAAATATTTAAATATGTTTTTGCAGTTATCTTTAGAAAGGAAATCTCGTGACAGTGAATAAAACCTGTTCATCAATAGACCACCTTATTATCTTTACCACCTTCATGACAGAATCCTGTTACGAAGGTACCAGTTTGTTCAGTCCAGCAACACACCAATCGTCGACTTTTGTTAAATAAAAAAGCGCGACGTGACACTGTAACGCGTGTGCCACTTTTTTTGCCGTTTCCTTACCCGGGGTTTTTGCTGCCGCTTTCAATTTGCAAGTAGTAACTGCGGGAGATACTAGCAAGGCAAGCGACGTGTTGTTGGGTTAGGCCTTTGGACTTGCGGGTGTCGACGAGCCATTGGCGCATACTATTACCTCTAAAATGACACAATACGTGTAATAGAAACCGACATCATTACACAAATTGCGTATTATAAACACCATGCGACACTATTCGTGTAATTAAACTCAATGTCACTCATAGTGTAGATATAATGAAGCCAAAGGAGGGCTGGCCTTGCTTGGAGAACGTTTAATGCAGCTACGAGGGCTGCAAGGGTTACGACAAGAAGATGTTGCAAATAAGATCGGGATTGCTCGAACAACGTACGCCATGTACGAACAAAATCGTAGGGAACCCGATTATCAAACGCTCCACAGTCTAGCCCAACTATTTGAAGTAAGTATTGACGATCTCCTCGGTTTCGAGGATAACCAAACAGACCTTTTTGAGTTACGGAATCTGCTGAAACACGAGCACGTCACATATGGTGGAAAAATACTTAGTGAAAAGCAGCGTCAAATGGCCATAGCGTTTTTTGACGCGGTATTTGTCGATGAAGTAGTGGAGTAAAGAGTTATCATCACGGCATAGGTATAAACAAAACATATCCACCGACAATTACAAATCGGCTAATAAATTCGTGCAAACCTATTTCCAAGTATCAAATCCACCTCTTGTACATATTTTATGACCATGCATTCTAATTGTCAACACATTTTATGACTTTTAGTTCTAAAGTCGATGTAAGACTGTTTTATAAAGGTATTAAGTATACAATGATCATATACATTTTTTTCTAAAGGTGAAGCGAATGAATCAATATTTCGATGGCTCAAAACTCAAGAGGCTACGGAAAGAAAAAGGGCTAACTACTCAGCAGATAGCGAACAAAGTTAACGTATCTCAATCATATATTAGTCGCTTTGAAAATAATAAAGCGATACCCGATGTAGATATGCTTTCAAGAGTGTTGGAAGTGCTTGATACAGATATTTCATCTTTTTATTCAAGCAACGATGAACTTCCACCCGATCTACAGGAGCTTATTAGAGCAGCTAAAAAGTTGACTGTTGAAGAACGGCAAAAATTCACGGAGTTACTTAATACAATCCTGGAAAGATTAGAGAAGCGCAATAACGAATAAACATCAAAAGAAAAAAGGACAAACCACGGTAATTCCGTTATGAATAGGTCGACCAAAACCAATCACATCCTGAGGAGTTACCGATGGTTTTGTCAAGACCAACTGCGAAGAGTACTCCTATAAATCAGGACTATTCGTCCTACTTAGGTACTCTGACGACAAGCTACGATAAAAAAAACAACACACAATTCCCGCTCCCTACTTCACCACTACCCACCTGCTATTGCTCCCTGGTCCCTTAGGATTGGATTTAGTAGGCGCTGCGCCGAGCTTAGAGTATTTCCCTATATTCCTACTAACCGAAACAAACAACAAAAAAGCTCAAAAATTCTTCCGTTCTTAGCAGGAATTACCCATCCCCTTGTCGAATCCACTTACTAACACGCATTTTACCGATGAATGGGGGTCAATAATATGGCGATCGATCCGATCACGCTCGGTTCACTCATTCGTAAACGCCGCAAGGAAATGGGGCTGACATTGAACGACTTGGCGAGTGACACCATCTCCGTCCCGACGATTAGCAACATCGAACGCGGCATCACGGGCAATCTCGCCAGCGATAAAGTCGCCTACATCCGCGAGAAACTCGGATTAACGGACGAACTCGTGCAGCAGATGCTGACGAGCACGAAAGAAGTGGACGCACGCTTCGCGCAAAAAATCGCCAACGTGCGATATTTGGCGGAGCTGAATTTGCTAAGTGAAGCACGCCAAGAAGTAAGCGCCTTAGAAGGTGACGACAAGTTAGACGAATACCCTCGTTACGCCATAACAGTGCAACTGTTAAAAGGAATCGTCTTGCAAAAACAAAGTCAGTGGGAACGAGCAAAAAATGCGCTACTACAGGTGCTACGGCGACTGCGCGAAGAGCCTCTGGAGGATCCGAACAACCTTGCTGCTGAAGCGTACTTTAATTTATCCGTCATCACAGCTCTAGACGACCAAGATTACGAAAAAGCGATTGAGTACGCAAACATGGCGCTCGACGTGTTTCAGAAAGAAGGTGATGAACAACAGCTAGAAGGGCGTGTGCTGTACAATATAGCACTCTATTACTACCACTCCGAACAGTACGGTCAAGCGTACAAATATGCGATCGATGCACGACCCAAATGCGAACAGGTGTATGACATGAAGACTCTACTTTTGACCTTCAACAGTGAAGGGTTAATTCTGTCTGCTCAGCATCTGTACAGTCAAGCCGTGCAAGTGTTTCAACACGCGATTAACCTGTCGCGGTCATATTCCGCCGATCCGTGGATCGGAAGTGTACTTTATCTTAACTTAGGTGATTCGCATTACCGCGATAAGGCCTATACTGAGGCGCTACGGTGTTACGACATCTCGCAGTATCTTTGTAAAAAAACGAAGGACGATCTTCAACAAGCCATGCTGTACTTGTCATACGGTGAGGTCTACTTCGCAATGGAGGAATACGAGAAGGCGTCAGAGTATGCTGACAAAGCCTCGGAGCTAGAAAAGAAGTTCGACCTCGCTTCTGAGTATTTGCAGCTCTTGTTACTAAAGGCGAAAATTGCTGCTGAGCAAAATTCTGCTAAGGTCATGCCTATCTGCGAAGAGGGGATTCGTCTGGCGGAAAAAAGTAAGTTGTTCAACAGAATGAAGGACTTTCACTTCGTTTTGGCGAACTACTTTAAGCGGACAGGCAACCTGGAAGCATTTCATCAGGAGACGCAACATATGTATGACATAGAATCTTTCATTCGCGGGAGGTAAACGTTGTGAAAAAAATTATCGCTTCTATCGTCGTTATCGCAATCCTAGCAATTCCCTTGACTTCGTTTGCTGGAACAAGAGGGCCGATCGTCAGATCCAATAACACCGTCGTGGAGAAATAAACAACTAACACTTAATGGTCCGTTAAGCGGAGCGCGTGAACGCACCTCGCCTAACGGATTTTTTCTATTTTGATGACGACAACACTAATGAGCCACAATAGCAATAACCACGGAATTATTTCTATTGTACCCCTATTGTTAAAGTACACTATCTATCTTTATCTTCCCGCCGTTTTGGCCGTAAAAAAATGCTCCGTTTGTTCACCTCATTTCTATACACTCCAAAAAAGCTCAAAAATTTTTCCGCTCTTAGCAGGAATTACCCATCCCCTTGTCGAATGCTCTTACTAACACATATTTTACCGATGAATGGGGGTCATCATTATGGCGATCGATCCGATCACGCTTGGCGCACTGATCCGTAAGCGCCGCAAGGAAATGGGTCTGACGTTGAACGACTTGGCGAGTGACACCATCTCCGTCCCGACGATTAGCAACATTGAACGCGGCATCACGGGCAATCTCGCCAGCGATAAAGTCGCCTACATCCGCGAGAAACTCGGGTTAACGGATGAACTCGTGCAGCAGATGCTGACGAGCACGAAAGAAGTGGACGCACGCTTCGCGCAAAAAATTGCCAACGTGCGATATTTGGCGGAACTGAATTTGCTAAGTGAAGCACGGC is a window from the Numidum massiliense genome containing:
- a CDS encoding helix-turn-helix domain-containing protein, producing the protein MRQWLVDTRKSKGLTQQHVACLASISRSYYLQIESGSKNPG
- a CDS encoding helix-turn-helix domain-containing protein; its protein translation is MLGERLMQLRGLQGLRQEDVANKIGIARTTYAMYEQNRREPDYQTLHSLAQLFEVSIDDLLGFEDNQTDLFELRNLLKHEHVTYGGKILSEKQRQMAIAFFDAVFVDEVVE
- a CDS encoding helix-turn-helix domain-containing protein — translated: MNQYFDGSKLKRLRKEKGLTTQQIANKVNVSQSYISRFENNKAIPDVDMLSRVLEVLDTDISSFYSSNDELPPDLQELIRAAKKLTVEERQKFTELLNTILERLEKRNNE
- a CDS encoding helix-turn-helix domain-containing protein — translated: MGVNNMAIDPITLGSLIRKRRKEMGLTLNDLASDTISVPTISNIERGITGNLASDKVAYIREKLGLTDELVQQMLTSTKEVDARFAQKIANVRYLAELNLLSEARQEVSALEGDDKLDEYPRYAITVQLLKGIVLQKQSQWERAKNALLQVLRRLREEPLEDPNNLAAEAYFNLSVITALDDQDYEKAIEYANMALDVFQKEGDEQQLEGRVLYNIALYYYHSEQYGQAYKYAIDARPKCEQVYDMKTLLLTFNSEGLILSAQHLYSQAVQVFQHAINLSRSYSADPWIGSVLYLNLGDSHYRDKAYTEALRCYDISQYLCKKTKDDLQQAMLYLSYGEVYFAMEEYEKASEYADKASELEKKFDLASEYLQLLLLKAKIAAEQNSAKVMPICEEGIRLAEKSKLFNRMKDFHFVLANYFKRTGNLEAFHQETQHMYDIESFIRGR